One genomic region from Strix uralensis isolate ZFMK-TIS-50842 chromosome 19, bStrUra1, whole genome shotgun sequence encodes:
- the ANKRD40 gene encoding ankyrin repeat domain-containing protein 40 isoform X3, whose translation MRARPGPGAGGGCGEMAAPAAERERQERLREAAALGDAEEVRRLVELGVSLNSQNEVNGWTCLHWACKRNHAAVVAYLLHAGADKEILTKKGERPAQLTSKREIRKMLGVEDDELADLKKDSDLPIIPNYLANPPFPYVYNTMSNSIPDPSVNGSISHLESQDTDSSSLPDVETYGCVPLAHGNAAPEAAGNGGVPSLPRAAAAPPPSKPVLQRGPVYQGSVSWSRSPPSPVVSHQSVPQQENGSCMGPVPAFQPVFFTGAFPLNMQELVLKVRIQNPNLRENDFIEIELDRQELTYKELLRVSCRELGVNPEHVQKIRKLPNTMLRKDKDVARLQDFQELELVLT comes from the exons ATGagagctcggcccggcccgggggcgggggggggctgcggcgagATGGCGGCTCCGGCCGCGGAGCGGGAGCGGCAGGAGCGgctgcgggaggcggcggcgctgggggaCGCCGAGGAGGTGCGgaggctggtggagctggggGTCAGCCTCAACTCCCAGAACGAAGTCAACGGCTG GACTTGTTTGCACTGGGCATGTAAACGGAACCACGCTGCAGTGGTGGCTTACCTGCTGCACGCCGGCGCTGACAAGGAGATCCTCACGAAGAAAGGAGAAAGGCCGGCCCAGTTAACGTCAAAGAGAGAGATAAGGAAGATGTTGGGAG tggAAGATGACGAACTCGCAGACTTAAAGAAAGATTCGGATCTGCCAATCATCCCTAATTATCTGGCTAACCCACCTTTCCCTTACGTTTATAACACCATGAGTAACAGTATTCCAGATCCCTCTGTGAATGGGAGTATCTCACACTTGGAATCGCAAGATACCGACTCTTCTTCCTTACCTGATGTGGAGACTTACGGATGTGTGCCGTTAGCGCATGGGAACGCTGCTCCCGAGGCGGCTGGTAACGGGGGCGTGCCATCACTGCCCAGAGCGGCTGCTGCACCACCACCCTCCAAACCCGTCCTTCAGAGGGGTCCAGTTTACCAGGGCTCTGTGTCTTGGAGCAGAAGTCCCCCTTCGCCGGTTGTATCCCATCAGTCCGTACCTCAGCAGGAGAACGGCTCCTGTATGGGGCCTGTGCCAGCATTTCAGCCAGTTTTCTTCACAGGAGCTTTTCCACTTAATATGCAAG AACTGGTGCTTAAAGTTAGAATACAAAACCCTAATCTTAGAGAAAATGACTTCATTGAAATTGAACTGGACAGACAAGAACTGACCTATAAGGAACTGCTCCGAGTGAGTTGCCGTGAGCTGGGTGTTAATCCTGAGCACGTACAGAAGATCAGAAAATTACCAAATACAATGTTAAGAAAG gacAAAGATGTTGCAAGGCTACAGGACTTCCAAGAACTGGAGCTTGTTCTAACA TGA
- the ANKRD40 gene encoding ankyrin repeat domain-containing protein 40 isoform X2, giving the protein MRARPGPGAGGGCGEMAAPAAERERQERLREAAALGDAEEVRRLVELGVSLNSQNEVNGWTCLHWACKRNHAAVVAYLLHAGADKEILTKKGERPAQLTSKREIRKMLGVEDDELADLKKDSDLPIIPNYLANPPFPYVYNTMSNSIPDPSVNGSISHLESQDTDSSSLPDVETYGCVPLAHGNAAPEAAGNGGVPSLPRAAAAPPPSKPVLQRGPVYQGSVSWSRSPPSPVVSHQSVPQQENGSCMGPVPAFQPVFFTGAFPLNMQELVLKVRIQNPNLRENDFIEIELDRQELTYKELLRVSCRELGVNPEHVQKIRKLPNTMLRKDKDVARLQDFQELELVLTPQC; this is encoded by the exons ATGagagctcggcccggcccgggggcgggggggggctgcggcgagATGGCGGCTCCGGCCGCGGAGCGGGAGCGGCAGGAGCGgctgcgggaggcggcggcgctgggggaCGCCGAGGAGGTGCGgaggctggtggagctggggGTCAGCCTCAACTCCCAGAACGAAGTCAACGGCTG GACTTGTTTGCACTGGGCATGTAAACGGAACCACGCTGCAGTGGTGGCTTACCTGCTGCACGCCGGCGCTGACAAGGAGATCCTCACGAAGAAAGGAGAAAGGCCGGCCCAGTTAACGTCAAAGAGAGAGATAAGGAAGATGTTGGGAG tggAAGATGACGAACTCGCAGACTTAAAGAAAGATTCGGATCTGCCAATCATCCCTAATTATCTGGCTAACCCACCTTTCCCTTACGTTTATAACACCATGAGTAACAGTATTCCAGATCCCTCTGTGAATGGGAGTATCTCACACTTGGAATCGCAAGATACCGACTCTTCTTCCTTACCTGATGTGGAGACTTACGGATGTGTGCCGTTAGCGCATGGGAACGCTGCTCCCGAGGCGGCTGGTAACGGGGGCGTGCCATCACTGCCCAGAGCGGCTGCTGCACCACCACCCTCCAAACCCGTCCTTCAGAGGGGTCCAGTTTACCAGGGCTCTGTGTCTTGGAGCAGAAGTCCCCCTTCGCCGGTTGTATCCCATCAGTCCGTACCTCAGCAGGAGAACGGCTCCTGTATGGGGCCTGTGCCAGCATTTCAGCCAGTTTTCTTCACAGGAGCTTTTCCACTTAATATGCAAG AACTGGTGCTTAAAGTTAGAATACAAAACCCTAATCTTAGAGAAAATGACTTCATTGAAATTGAACTGGACAGACAAGAACTGACCTATAAGGAACTGCTCCGAGTGAGTTGCCGTGAGCTGGGTGTTAATCCTGAGCACGTACAGAAGATCAGAAAATTACCAAATACAATGTTAAGAAAG gacAAAGATGTTGCAAGGCTACAGGACTTCCAAGAACTGGAGCTTGTTCTAACA CCACAATGTTAG
- the ANKRD40 gene encoding ankyrin repeat domain-containing protein 40 isoform X1: MRARPGPGAGGGCGEMAAPAAERERQERLREAAALGDAEEVRRLVELGVSLNSQNEVNGWTCLHWACKRNHAAVVAYLLHAGADKEILTKKGERPAQLTSKREIRKMLGVEDDELADLKKDSDLPIIPNYLANPPFPYVYNTMSNSIPDPSVNGSISHLESQDTDSSSLPDVETYGCVPLAHGNAAPEAAGNGGVPSLPRAAAAPPPSKPVLQRGPVYQGSVSWSRSPPSPVVSHQSVPQQENGSCMGPVPAFQPVFFTGAFPLNMQELVLKVRIQNPNLRENDFIEIELDRQELTYKELLRVSCRELGVNPEHVQKIRKLPNTMLRKDKDVARLQDFQELELVLTVSDKNLLFRVSTLSERSGYNKKASELTY; this comes from the exons ATGagagctcggcccggcccgggggcgggggggggctgcggcgagATGGCGGCTCCGGCCGCGGAGCGGGAGCGGCAGGAGCGgctgcgggaggcggcggcgctgggggaCGCCGAGGAGGTGCGgaggctggtggagctggggGTCAGCCTCAACTCCCAGAACGAAGTCAACGGCTG GACTTGTTTGCACTGGGCATGTAAACGGAACCACGCTGCAGTGGTGGCTTACCTGCTGCACGCCGGCGCTGACAAGGAGATCCTCACGAAGAAAGGAGAAAGGCCGGCCCAGTTAACGTCAAAGAGAGAGATAAGGAAGATGTTGGGAG tggAAGATGACGAACTCGCAGACTTAAAGAAAGATTCGGATCTGCCAATCATCCCTAATTATCTGGCTAACCCACCTTTCCCTTACGTTTATAACACCATGAGTAACAGTATTCCAGATCCCTCTGTGAATGGGAGTATCTCACACTTGGAATCGCAAGATACCGACTCTTCTTCCTTACCTGATGTGGAGACTTACGGATGTGTGCCGTTAGCGCATGGGAACGCTGCTCCCGAGGCGGCTGGTAACGGGGGCGTGCCATCACTGCCCAGAGCGGCTGCTGCACCACCACCCTCCAAACCCGTCCTTCAGAGGGGTCCAGTTTACCAGGGCTCTGTGTCTTGGAGCAGAAGTCCCCCTTCGCCGGTTGTATCCCATCAGTCCGTACCTCAGCAGGAGAACGGCTCCTGTATGGGGCCTGTGCCAGCATTTCAGCCAGTTTTCTTCACAGGAGCTTTTCCACTTAATATGCAAG AACTGGTGCTTAAAGTTAGAATACAAAACCCTAATCTTAGAGAAAATGACTTCATTGAAATTGAACTGGACAGACAAGAACTGACCTATAAGGAACTGCTCCGAGTGAGTTGCCGTGAGCTGGGTGTTAATCCTGAGCACGTACAGAAGATCAGAAAATTACCAAATACAATGTTAAGAAAG gacAAAGATGTTGCAAGGCTACAGGACTTCCAAGAACTGGAGCTTGTTCTAACAGTAAGCGACAAAAACTTACTTTTCAGAGTCTCAACACTTTCTGAACGGAGTGGTTATAACAAGAAGGCATCAGAACTTACATACTAA